A window of Pomacea canaliculata isolate SZHN2017 linkage group LG3, ASM307304v1, whole genome shotgun sequence contains these coding sequences:
- the LOC112560380 gene encoding uncharacterized protein LOC112560380: MSQAVPFCILLCLLVGLSKASQKEAPVPRKCCTPPLFQITNTDLRSYGAEELVQVQTFIDYEREIQVNKIFRQNKKTRVRTFKSRVVMDFAQGWIYEFPNERSLYTPVCYKVFLAVLMPLQCVPDWATYVGSDYIGPERTLIDIWSVDDDDSNVKLTYAFSRDQCVPVFQLQKGIQEGIVRRF, from the exons ATGAGCCAGGCTGTTCCCTTCTGTATTCTGCTCTGTCTACTGGTCGGTCTTTCAAAGGCCTCTCAGAAGGAAGCCCCTGTTCCCCGAAAATGCTGCACGCCTCCGTTGTTTCAGATAACCAATACTGATCTCCGATCTTATGGAGCCGAAGAGCTG GTACAGGTTCAGACCTTTATAGACTACGAGCGAGAGATCCAGGTAAACAAGATCTTccgacaaaacaaaaaaacaagggTGAGAACATTTAAGTCCAGGGTTGTGATGGATTTTGCCCAA GGATGGATATATGAATTTCCAAACGAGCGTTCCCTATACACTCCTGTCTGCTACAAAGTATTCCTGGCAGTACTAATGCCTTTACAGTGTGTTCCAG ACTGGGCGACTTACGTCGGCTCCGACTACATAGGACCAGAGAGAACACTGATCGACATCTGGTCGGTTGACGACGATGACAGTAATGTCAAGCTGACCTATGCCTTCTCTCGCGATCAGTGCGTGCCAGTGTTCCAGCTGCAGAAGGGCATACAAGAAGGAA TTGTTCGTCGATTCTGA
- the LOC112558738 gene encoding extensin-like yields the protein MPNPQPATLGAQPQVVLPYLMRIPPSLPLRVPSQGVLPPHADIPQPATGATKRSWPTSCEPASTAVASQGFLPLLMPLPLTGAAKVILAYLMPNPQTCTAAPRPSVHAYSAEYPSLPTGGAAKGPDLTSCRIPSLPLRSSQGSCPTSCPYSPSLPLSAAARGPAYLMPMPQPAPRVQPRGPAYLIANPPDLPTGASQRVLALLMHRTPQPATGVPAKAVPAPPHCRIPKALPLSSTKGSMPTVIA from the exons atgccgaatccccagcctgccacgcTGGGTGCCCAGCCACAGGTGGTCCTGCCCTACCTCATGCGAATTCCCCCAAGCCTGCCACTGCGAGTGCCAagccaaggggtcctgcctCCTCATGCCGacatcccccagcctgccactggtgccaccAAGCGGTCCTGGCCTACCTCATGCGAACCAGCCTCCACTGCGGTTGCCAGCCAAGGGTTCCTGCCTTTACTCATGCC cctgccactgacCGGTGCAGCCAAGGTGATCCTggcctacctcatgccgaatccccagacCTGCACTGCAGCGCCCAGACCAAGTGTCCATGCCTACTCTGCCGAATACCCCAGCCTGCCCACTGGCGGTGCCGCCAAGGGTCCTGACCtcacctcatgccgaatccccagcctgccactgagGTCCAGCCAAGGGTCCTGTCCTACCTCATGCCCATattcccccagcctgccactgtcGGCTGCAGCCaggggtcctgcctacctcatgccaATGCCCCAGCCTGCACCACGGGTccagccaaggggtcctgcctacctcatcGCGAATCCCCCAGACCTGCCCACGGGTGCCAGCCAACGGGTCCTAGCCCTACTCATGCACCGAactccccagcctgccactggggtGCCAGCCAAGGCGGTCCCTGCGCCACCTCATTGCCGAATCCCCAAGGCCCTGCCACTGTCGTCCACCAAGGGGTCCATGCCTACCGTCATTGCCTGA